In Tenacibaculum sp. 190524A02b, the genomic stretch TTAACGCATTGATTGTTCTGACGGTCAAAACGATAAACAGTTTCAGAACCAGGAATCCAATGTAAAAAATCAGGATATTCATTTGGCACCAATACTTGTGCATGGTGTCCTTTTTTTTCTAAATAATGTTTTAATCCTAATGTAGAACCAATAGCATCTCCATCAGGGTTTCTATGTCCAATTATTACCACATTTTGAGGTTGTGATAAAAATTCTTTGAGTTCTTTAAACTGCTTTAAAATCATAAGTGGCGAAGATACAAATTAATGTTTTATTAATCTTTTGACCTTTTATTTTTGTTTACTTCTTTAAATCTTAATGGTAAATTGAATAAATTACCGCAAAGCAAAAAAACACACAAACACCACATAACAAACACATTACCCTTAAACAACAACATGATTTCAACCTTAACTTGTTCATAACATTAAAAAACGTATTTTTGCGCCGATTAAAAAATAATAGAAGATTTAGTAAAATGGCAACAAATAGAACTTTTACAATGATAAAACCAGATGCAGTTGAAAACGGACATACTGGTGCAATTTTAGAAAAAATTAATGCTGCAGGTTTTAGAATTGTAGCAATGAAAAAAACTCAAATGACTAAGCGTGATGCTGAAACTTTTTATGCTATTCATAGCGAGCGTCCATTTTTTGGAGAATTAGTTGAGTTTATGACACGCGGACCAATTGTTGCTGCTATTTTAGAGAAGGACAATGCTGTTGAAGATTTTAGAACTTTAATTGGTGCTACAAACCCTGCTGAAGCTGCTGAAGGAACTATCCGTAAACTATATGCTACTTCAATAGGTGAAAATGCAGTTCATGGTTCAGATTCTGACGAAAATGCCGCTATTGAAGGTGCTTTCCATTTTTCAGGAAGAGAAATGTTTTAAGTAAAAACATTATATACATATGTAAAAACTCACCTTAAATAAGGTGAGTTTTTTGTTTTATTATATTATTATAAAGTTTAGGCTAGACTAACATTAATCTTTTTATTACCTCTTCTTTCATTTCTTCATTCAACATTTTGATAATTTTATCTTTTCCGTAACTCAATTCTTCTCTTAAAACTGAGGATTTTAAACGAACAAATAAAGTTCCATTTTGCAACTTAACTTCATCTGTATATGAAGCTACACCAGTTCCCATTAACTTAACCCAAGCTTCTTCAATATGAATTTTTTCAAATCCTTTTTTTAAATTATTCTCTTTTATAAAAGACCCCATTAAATCTTTTATAGAAAAACTATCATTCTCTCTTTTTGCCATCTCTAAAGTATTATCCTCTCTTTTTTTATTATAATTTTAAATCTCAACAACATACAATTACTCCAATCTAAATAACTGATATTCTTTATTACTTTTACTTATTGCATTCTCTGTTCTATCAGCATGTGTATCTGTAATAAATATTTGTCCAAACTCATCATTATTCACCAACTCTATTATTTGAGCTACTCTCTGTTCATCTAACTTATCAAAAACATCATCCAATAATAATATTGGTGTAATATTTGCTTGTTTTTTTATAAACTCAAACTGCGCTAACTTCAACGCAATTAAATACGATTTTTGTTGCCCTTGCGAGCCAAACTTTTTAATTGGAAATTCTCCAATTTCAAAACCTAAATCATCTTTATGTACTCCTACTGAAGTATATTGTAACATTTTATCTTTTTCAAGATTCTGAGCAAATAATTCCTCTAAACTTTTATCATGTAACTGACTCTTGTACAAAAGATTTACTTTTTCTTTAGCCCCAGATATAATTTCATGCTTACTATTAAAGATAGGCACAAAATCCTCTAAAAACAACTTTCTTTTATAATAAATTTTTGTTCCGTACTCCATTAACTGCTCATCATACACCTTTAAATTCAGTGCATCAAAAGTTCTATTAGCTGCAAAGAATTTTAATAACGCATTACGTTGTGCTAAAATTTTATTGTAAGAAATTAAGTTTTGTAGGTAATTTTTGTCTTGCTGAGAAATAACCCCATCAATAAATTTTCGTCTTGTATCACTTCCTTCCACTATTAAATCTCTATCAGCTGGAGAAATAATTACCAAAGGTAATTGCCCTATATGATCGGAAAATTTATCATATGCTTTACCATTTCTTTTTAGTACTTTTTTTTGTCCTTTTTTCAAAGAGCACACTATTTTTTCAAGTCTTTCATTTAATAGATACTCTCCTTCAATCATAAAAAAGCCTTCTCCATGCTTTATGTTTTGCC encodes the following:
- the recF gene encoding DNA replication/repair protein RecF (All proteins in this family for which functions are known are DNA-binding proteins that assist the filamentation of RecA onto DNA for the initiation of recombination or recombinational repair.), with translation MYLQKISLVNFKNIESETFSFEKKINCFVGDNGVGKTNVLDAIYYLSFAKSYFNPVAGQNIKHGEGFFMIEGEYLLNERLEKIVCSLKKGQKKVLKRNGKAYDKFSDHIGQLPLVIISPADRDLIVEGSDTRRKFIDGVISQQDKNYLQNLISYNKILAQRNALLKFFAANRTFDALNLKVYDEQLMEYGTKIYYKRKLFLEDFVPIFNSKHEIISGAKEKVNLLYKSQLHDKSLEELFAQNLEKDKMLQYTSVGVHKDDLGFEIGEFPIKKFGSQGQQKSYLIALKLAQFEFIKKQANITPILLLDDVFDKLDEQRVAQIIELVNNDEFGQIFITDTHADRTENAISKSNKEYQLFRLE
- a CDS encoding nucleoside-diphosphate kinase, with product MATNRTFTMIKPDAVENGHTGAILEKINAAGFRIVAMKKTQMTKRDAETFYAIHSERPFFGELVEFMTRGPIVAAILEKDNAVEDFRTLIGATNPAEAAEGTIRKLYATSIGENAVHGSDSDENAAIEGAFHFSGREMF
- a CDS encoding DUF721 domain-containing protein produces the protein MAKRENDSFSIKDLMGSFIKENNLKKGFEKIHIEEAWVKLMGTGVASYTDEVKLQNGTLFVRLKSSVLREELSYGKDKIIKMLNEEMKEEVIKRLMLV